The Naumovozyma dairenensis CBS 421 chromosome 1, complete genome genome includes a region encoding these proteins:
- the RPT3 gene encoding proteasome regulatory particle base subunit RPT3 (similar to Saccharomyces cerevisiae RPT3 (YDR394W); ancestral locus Anc_5.486), which yields MEELGIAPSSENVAAEKPTSKSYSTLLSQLNKDSATSASNGNADVYLKLKKLEREYELLTLQEDYIKDEQRHLKRELLRAQEEVKRIQSVPLVIGQFLEPIDQNTGIVSSTTGMSYVVRILSTLDRELLKPSMSVALHRHSNALVDILPPDSDSSISVMGSNEKPDVTYADVGGLDMQKQEIREAVELPLVQGDLYEQIGIDPPRGVLLYGPPGTGKTMLVKAVANSTNAAFIRVNGSEFVHKYLGEGPRMVRDVFRLARENAPSIIFIDEVDSIATKRFDAQTGSDREVQRILIELLTQMDGFDQSTNVKVIMATNRADTLDPALLRPGRLDRKIEFPSLRDRRERRLIFGTVASKMSLAPEADLDSLIIRNDSLSGAVIAAIMQEAGLRAVRKNRYVILQSDLEEAYTAQVKTDNDVDKFDFYK from the coding sequence ATGGAAGAACTAGGAATTGCCCCATCTTCAGAAAACGTTGCTGCAGAAAAGCCAACATCTAAGTCATATAGTACCCTTTTATCTCAACTGAACAAAGACAGTGCCACTAGTGCAAGTAATGGTAACGCAGATGTATActtgaaattaaagaaattggaaaggGAATACGAACTATTAACTTTACAAGAAGACtatattaaagatgaaCAACGTCATTTGAAACGTGAACTATTGCGAGCTCAAGAAGAAGTGAAAAGAATCCAATCTGTTCCCCTTGTTATAGGCCAATTTTTGGAACCAATCGATCAAAATACAGGGATTGTATCAAGTACTACAGGGATGAGTTATGTCGTTAGAATACTATCAACCTTAGATCGTGAATTGTTAAAGCCTTCCATGTCCGTCGCATTACATCGTCATTCAAACGCTTTAGTTGATATCTTGCCTCCAGATTCTGATTCTAGTATATCTGTCATGGGTTCCAATGAAAAACCAGATGTTACATATGCTGATGTTGGTGGGCTAGATATGCAAAAGCAAGAAATAAGAGAAGCGGTTGAATTACCATTGGTCCAAGGTGATCTATACGAACAAATCGGTATTGATCCACCAAGAGGTGTTTTACTATATGGTCCACCTGGAACCGGTAAGACTATGTTAGTTAAAGCAGTGGCCAATAGTACCAATGCTGCATTTATCAGAGTGAATGGTTCTGAATTTGTTCATAAATATTTAGGTGAAGGTCCAAGAATGGTTCGTGATGTTTTCAGATTGGCCAGAGAAAATGCACCatctattatatttatcgaTGAAGTTGATTCCATTGCAACAAAACGTTTCGATGCCCAAACCGGTTCTGATCGTGAAGTGCAGCGTATTTTAATTGAACTATTGACACAAATGGACGGGTTTGACCAATCGACTAATGTGAAGGTTATTATGGCAACTAATAGAGCCGACACTTTAGATCCTGCGCTTTTGAGACCAGGTAGATTAGatagaaaaattgaattccCATCTTTGCGTGACAGACGTGAACGTCGTTTAATTTTTGGTACAGTTGCTAGTAAGATGTCGCTGGCGCCAGAAGCTGACTtagattcattaattattcGTAACGACTCTCTATCTGGTGCTGTTATTGCGGCCATTATGCAGGAAGCAGGCCTGCGTGCTGTGAGGAAGAATAGATATGTTATTCTTCAAAGCGATCTTGAAGAAGCATATACTGCCCAAGTGAAGACAGACAACGATGTTGACAAGTTTGATTTCTATAAATAA
- the HPT1 gene encoding hypoxanthine phosphoribosyltransferase (similar to Saccharomyces cerevisiae HPT1 (YDR399W); ancestral locus Anc_5.491) — translation MSADDKQYISYNNVHQLCQVSAERIKNFKPDLIIAIGGGGFIPARILRTFLKEPGVPTIRIFAIILSLYEDINTVGSEKEEVGVTVKRTQWIDYEQCKLDLVGKNVLIVDEVDDTRTTLHYALSELEKDAAEQAKAKGIDLVKNPEMETKFGIFVLHDKLKPKKADLPAEIVNDKNRYFAAKTVPDKWYAYPWESTDIVYHTKMAIEQGNDIFTE, via the coding sequence atgtcCGCCGACGATAAGCAATACATCTCGTATAACAACGTCCATCAATTATGTCAAGTGTCCGCTGAGAGAATCAAGAATTTCAAGCCTGATTTAATTATAGCAATTGGTGGTGGAGGGTTCATCCCAGCTAGAATCTTGCGTACCTTTTTAAAGGAACCAGGTGTTCCAACCATTAGAATTTTTGCTATCATCCTTTCTCTTTATGAAGATATAAATACTGTTGGTtctgaaaaggaagaagtCGGTGTCACCGTCAAGAGAACACAATGGATTGACTATGAACAATGTAAATTGGATTTAGTTGGTAAGAACGTGTTAATTGTTGATGAAGTCGATGATACACGTACTACACTTCACTATGCATTAAGTGAATTGGAAAAGGATGCTGCTGAACAAGCTAAAGCCAAGGGTATTGATTTAGTAAAGAACCCAGAAATGGAAACCAAGTTCGGTATCTTTGTTCTACATGACAAATTAAAGCCAAAGAAGGCCGATTTACCAGCTGAAATTGTCAATGATAAGAACCGTTATTTTGCTGCGAAGACAGTACCCGACAAATGGTATGCTTACCCATGGGAATCTACGGATATTGTATACCATACCAAGATGGCCATTGAACAAGGCAACGATATCTTTACTGAATAA
- the SXM1 gene encoding Sxm1p (similar to Saccharomyces cerevisiae SXM1 (YDR395W); ancestral locus Anc_5.488), with protein sequence MSNDEAILACIGQTMVADAKVIKEAENQLYTFQQQPGFTAYLLAAINNDTIPETTRLSAVIYFKNKIQRSWGSKAADGIKEDEQQAIKDNLIQTLVKFSENNHIRPHIVEAIKGILDNNDPWDLLDTIKQMLTSGDHQYLYPSIILIHTICKVHRWDMIDKRSYIDNVVEQLFPIIEQLTSQLVNAPDYRSSELLYLILKSFKFACLNNFPSYFKDLKKLNSWIQLHLFICSKPFPKEVLDLDPSDRSLDKRVKVNKWGFGNLNRFIHKYSKSTKIITDELIQYVFTSIIPTILESYFKIIEQWGTGSIWLGEASLYYLVEFLGKCISVDELYPLLQPHIKVIFENLIFLCVCSSDTSVELFDDDPEEYTRRYYDINKESSTADVAASDFIFNLGHKHPEHLNYILSFANGILGSFSENVNDRQLAYKQEGAMKIMSVAFELLDDSSNADIEMVFGKYIYGLISQNNYPFLVPRGLETVALYANTFTDMEVLSKIFEAAYTHFLNSDSIPVQVEAADALRSLVVSNPQIHSSIASQVPGIMEKLLKFAKEFEIDIFPEVMEVFVEKFADELTPYATDLAQGLVNQFLQIDQTILENSNGSYSTGDPDLEIQASSMLQTMSTMVMSMSKVSLIDIFEPVVKFLQVNAQIAFQSELVDLMDSLALSSKLLHGQLTPPIWESFHDLLDSFQTYAMDYFEGFEIFFETIILQGFPTNQDYVQPFLEILAAKLTSGIDYDVESIFKLLTLYALSMRDTPLFEEAIRTISNDDLEIEEKLIVKLTLANIIAKPIETLQTCEKLGFTMEFMKQWFEARFFNVFSTKLQILAILTLFRMSELPSCMNAYMSSLSSKLVTLVSELPAAIRRRDIIAKGEGLGTDDTLTPEEEEEYIDEIDDDMKETVLDQMNMFNEVHSFFKQVEGENPNRYQQIIQSLNEDQKDSLSIILEYVSSTSNA encoded by the coding sequence ATGTCAAATGACGAGGCCATTTTAGCGTGCATTGGGCAAACTATGGTTGCTGATGCCAAGGTTATCAAAGAGGCAGAAAACCAACTATACACTTTCCAACAGCAACCTGGGTTCACAGCATATTTATTGGCGGCAATCAATAATGATACCATACCAGAAACAACTAGATTATCTGCAGTCATCTATTTCAAGaataaaattcaaagatCTTGGGGTAGCAAAGCAGCAGATGGTatcaaagaagatgaacaaCAAGCAATCAAAGACAATTTGATCCAAACATTAGTGAAGTTTTCAGAAAATAATCATATCAGACCACACATTGTCGAAGCAATCAAAGGCATCTTAGATAACAATGATCCATGGGATTTACTCGATACAATCAAACAAATGCTAACAAGTGGTGATCATCAATACTTATATCCAAGTATTATCTTAATTCATACCATTTGTAAAGTTCACAGATGGGATATGATTGACAAACGTTCTTATATAGATAATGTGGTAGAACAATTATTCCCAATAATCGAACAATTAACTTCCCAATTAGTCAACGCTCCTGATTATAGATCAAGTGAATTGCtctatttgattttgaaatcatttaaGTTTGCAtgtttgaataattttccTAGTTACttcaaagatttgaaaaaattgaattccTGGATTCAATTACACCTTTTCATTTGTAGCAAGCCATTTCCAAAGGAAGTTTTGGACCTCGACCCATCTGATAGATCCTTAGATAAAAGAGTAAAAGTTAACAAATGGGGATTCGGAAATTTGAATAGATTCATTCacaaatattcaaaatctACAAAAATCATCACAGATGAACTTATTCAGTACGTGTTCACTTCCATCATTCCTACTATTTTGGAAAgttatttcaaaattatcgAACAATGGGGGACTGGCTCGATCTGGTTGGGCGAGGCCtctctttattatttggttgAATTTTTAGGCAAATGTATATCTGTTGATGAACTTTATCCTTTATTACAACCACATATTAAAgtcatttttgaaaatcttATCTTCCTTTGTGTTTGTTCTTCAGATACTAGtgttgaattatttgatgatgatccaGAAGAATACACAAGACGTTATTATGACATAAACAAAGAGTCATCGACCGCGGATGTTGCCGCATCGGACTTTATCTTCAACTTAGGCCATAAACATCCAGAACATTTGAACTACATCCTATCTTTTGCCAATGGAATACTCGGAAGCTTCTCAGAGAATGTTAATGATAGACAACTTGCATATAAACAAGAAGGTGCCATGAAAATCATGTCTGTTGCATTTGAATTGTTGGATGATTCATCTAACGCTGATATTGAAATGGTGTTCggtaaatatatatacggTCTCATCTCACAGAATAATTACCCATTTTTAGTTCCAAGAGGGCTCGAAACAGTAGCATTGTATGCAAATACTTTTACCGATATGGAAGTTCTATCGAAAATTTTCGAAGCTGCTTATACACATTTCTTGAATAGTGATTCAATACCTGTCCAAGTGGAAGCGGCTGATGCATTAAGATCCTTAGTTGTTTCTAATCCACAAATCCACTCCTCAATTGCTTCACAAGTGCCCGGAATCATGGAAAAGTTATTAAAGTTTGctaaagaatttgaaattgatatcTTTCCTGAAGTAATGGAAGTCTTTGTAGAAAAGTTTGCGGATGAATTAACACCATACGCTACTGATTTGGCACAAGGTTTAGTCAATCAATTCTTACAAATCGATCAAACTATATTAGAAAATAGTAACGGTTCTTACTCTACGGGAGATCCTGATTTGGAGATACAAGCTTCCTCGATGTTACAAACAATGTCTACGATGGTTATGTCCATGTCTAAAGTTTCTTtgattgatatttttgaacCAGTTGTCAAATTCCTTCAAGTAAATGCTCAAATTGCATTCCAATCTGAACTGGTTGATTTGATGGATTCATTAGCGTTATCATCTAAGTTATTACATGGTCAACTTACGCCTCCAATTTGGGAATCATTCCATGATTTATTGGATTCATTTCAAACATATGCGATGGATTACTTTGAAggttttgaaatatttttcgaAACAATAATTTTACAAGGGTTCCCAACCAATCAAGATTATGTGCAACCATTCCTGGAAATACTGGCAGCTAAATTAACTAGTGGTATTGACTACGATGTTGAAtctattttcaaattactTACTTTATATGCTTTATCCATGAGGGATACTCCATTGTTTGAAGAAGCAATTAGAACAATATCAAATGACGATCTGGAGATTGAAGAAAAGCTTATAGTCAAATTAACTTTAGCGAACATTATTGCCAAACCAATTGAAACTTTACAAACATGTGAAAAACTTGGATTTACAATGGAGTTCATGAAGCAATGGTTTGAAGCTCGCTTTTTCAATGTTTTTTCCACTAAGTTACAAATATTAGCCATATTAACCTTATTTAGAATGTCTGAATTACCAAGTTGCATGAACGCGTACATGAGttcattatcttctaaATTAGTTACGCTAGTTAGCGAACTACCAGCTGCAATTAGAAGACGTGATATTATTGCTAAGGGAGAAGGTTTAGGTACAGATGATACATTGACtccagaagaagaagaagaatatatcgATGAAATCGATGATGATATGAAAGAAACCGTTTTAGATCAAATGAATATGTTCAATGAAGTtcattctttcttcaaacaGGTAGAGGGAGAAAACCCTAATAGATATCAACAGATCATTCAATCCTTAAATGAAGATCAAAAGGATTCTTTAAGTATAATATTAGAATACGTTTCCTCCACCTCAAATGCTTAA